The DNA sequence CCTCACCATCCAGCTTGCGCAGACAGACCACCCCGACGGTTTCCTTGTCTTCCAACGCGAGCAACACACATCCTTGCGGTGGGCCATAGTGCGCATGCAGGTCGGCCAATTCGTGCGCATAGGCGGCCTCATCGAAGTAGCGTTCCACGATGTGCAGGTGATCGGCATAGCGGCGGCGTTGATGCGGTGGAAAATCACGCAACAAGTCCGATGCAAGGGAAAGCAGCTCCGGCGTGTCGGCTTCCACGATGCGCAGCATAAGGCAAAGGTCGTTCACACGCCGATGTGGACCTGGGTAGCTTTGCGCCATGTCGCTCACCGACCGTCACGGACGTCAGCACCGCAGCCTGCGCATCAGCATCGTGGACAAGTGCGACCTGCGCTGCACGTACTGCATGCCGGAGGACCAGCACTTCCTGAAGCGGGAGGAACTGATGACCCGCGAGGAGATCGCCACCATCGCCCGGCTATTCGTGGAGCGATACGGGGTGGACAAGATCCGCATCACCGGCGGTGAGCCGCTCGTAAGGCCCGATGCGGTGGACATCGTGCGCGACATGGCCGCACTGCCGGTGAAGCTCGGCCTCACCACCAACGCGCTCAGCCTGCACAAGCACCTCGAAGGATTGGCCGATGCCGGCTTGAAGAGCGTGAACATCAGCCTGGACACCTTCGATGCGGAACGCTTCCGGAAGATCGCACGGCGCGATGGCTTCCAAACCGTGCATGCCAACATCCTGCTCGCTCTCCAGCGCGGTCTGCGTGTGAAAGTGAACATGGTGGTGATGCGCGGCGTGAACGACGATGAACTGTTGCGCTTCGTGGAACTCACCCGGGATCATCCGGTGCATGTACGCTTCATCGAGTTCATGCCTTTCGCTGGCAATCACTGGGGAAGGGAGCGCGTTCACACCTATGCCGAAATGCTCGCACACATCGGCAGCGTGCATTCGTTCGAGAAGCTCAGGGACGATCCGCACAGCACGGCCAAGGCATTCCGCATACCCGGGTGGCCCGGCACCTTCGCGGTGATCAGCACGGTCACCGAACCCTTCTGTGGCAACTGCGATCGCCTGCGCATCACGGCAGAAGGGAAGATGCGCAACTGCCTGTTCTCGCGGGAAGAGACGGACCTGCTTTCAGCGCTGCGGCGGGGGGAGGAGATCGCACCGCTGATCGAAGCGAACGTGCTGGCGAAGCATGCGATGCTCGGTGGGCTGCCACTCTTCAAGCCGGAGAAGCAGGAGGAGGTATTACACGACCTCAGCGCGCGGCCGATGGTGGCGATCGGGGGGTGAGGTGGGTGGAAGGAGACCACAGGGGAACCGGGTTCCACACCGCGATGCTTCTTCGCGCTTCTCAACGGCTCTGTGGTCTTCAGAGTTCCTGCTCGTAGTAGATCTTGTAGTACTTCCGCCCGCGCTCGTCCACCCCGCGCTCGATCTTGTCGCGGTCGCCGTGGATGTAGATGTGGAAGTTCTTGTCCAGCTTCAGCACGCTCTTGAACACGCGGGCCTGCTTCTTCACCGCGTCCGCACTGATGGCGAAACGCTCCTCCAGGTCCACCGCGCGCTCCTCCTGGAAGCGCTCGCCGAAGCGCTGGAAGGAATCGATCACCTCGGCACTGTCGAAGACCTCCTGTGCGAAACGGTCGCAGTCGAACTCGGTGTTCTCCTTGAAGTAGCGTACCGAGCGGTTCAGCAGGTCGATCTGGTCGGCTTTGGGGATCTCGTAGTCCTGCGGCAGTTGCTCGGTGATGAAGTGCCGGGTCATGTCCAGTACGTTGCGGGTGCTGTTCACCTGGTCCTTCCTGGTCTGGAGCCCGATGAAGGCCTGTTGCCAGAAGCCACTTTCGGGCTTGTCGTCGATCACCAGCAGCGTGCTCGAGCCGGGAGTGAAGAGTACGAGCAGCGCCTGGTCGGGCTTGCGGCCGCCGAGCCCGCGCTTGAGCTTCATGCCGATGGTCTCGCCTTTCACCGTGCTCTCCAGGAACACCTCCTTGTCGTCGAACTTGAGGATGCCCACGCCATCGTGGTGCGCACCGCCCAACTCCACCCCGGAGAAGCGCGCCACGAACAGCTCCCCCGTCCGCACCTCATGACCACCGGCCGCCTTCATCAGGTGCTTGGCGATCGCGCGCGACACCGGCATCAATTCCTTGCCTTGCTCCACTTTCCTGCAGAACTCCTGCAGCGGATTCTCCTTCTCCCCTTCAATCCCACTGAACTCATGGGTCACCAACACATTGGAAAAGGGCCGCAGGAACAGCTTGCGCAGGAATTCCTGCTCCTCGGGTCCCTGCAGCACAGCGCTGAAGTCACTGAGGACGCTGGGTGCGCCATCCATGCCGATGCGGTGGAGTACGAACTCGTCCACCTGGGCTTCCTTGCCGTTGATCATGGTCTACGTTGTCGCCCCTGCGCGTGCGGTCGCGGCGGGGGATCGCGAATGTACCGGATGGGGATCGTCGCCGCCCAGGTGGCCTCAGCCCTCCAGCGTGGCCTTGATCCCCTCCCGGTACTCCGTGGGCATCACATCGAAGGCCTTCTCGATCTTGCTGCTGTCAAAGCGGTAGTCGTGCTCGAACTGGTAGAGCATCTCCAGGCTGGCGCGGATCACCGGAACGAACAGGCCGACCAAGGCCACCATGGGCCGGGATATCGACTGCAACTTGTAGGGCTGGCCGGCCAGTTCGCACGCGAGGCGCACGAATCCCTCCGAGGTGAGGGGATCCTTGCTGGTGAGCGCATGCCACACCTGACCGTAGGCCGCCGGTGTATTGCCCAGCAGCGCCACGCTGCGGCCCGCATCGGGCGTGTAGGTGAAGGTGTGCACGGCCTTCACGTTGCCCATCCACTGCGGGGTCTTGCCGGCTTTCAGCCGCTCCATCACGGTCACGTGCGTGAAGCTCAGCACCGCACCGGGGCCGTAGAAATCCGCCGCACGAACGATCTGCGCCTGCAGCTCGCCACGCTTCACCTCGTCCATCAATGTGGTGGCGATCCTGGCGCGCACCTCGCCCTTCCTGCTGCAGGGGTTGTAGGGCGTGTCCTCGGTCATCACGCCGTCCACCTTCCCGTAGGCATAGACGTTGTCGAAGAACACCAGCCTGCTGCCGTGGCGCTTGCAGGCATCGATGGTGTTGCGCATGATCCGCGGCCACTGATCGGCCCACACCTTGGCATCGTATTTCAGCCCGGCCAGCAGGTAGGTCACCTCGCTGCCCTTGACGGCATCGCTCACGGCCTGGGGGTCGAGCAGGTCGGCGCGGAAGGTCTCGTCCGTGGGATTGACCACCTTGGGGTTGCGGCTCACCTGACGGATCTTGTCCGTATACCGGGTCAGGAGCTTGGATAGTTCCTTGCCGATGACGCCATTGGCGCCGAGGATGGTCTGCATGGTGGTGGTATTCTGGCTGGCTAGCTACATCTCCAAGATGTCCTCCACGTTACGGTTAGCGGAACGGGGGCCTTGGGTGAAGAACACCTTCGATCGCAAGTCGTTCACTGCCCGTGCCTGAACGCGTGCTCCTGCACCTTCACCACGTGCAGCACGAAGGGGAAGAGCGCGTCCATCGTTTCCTGCGCACCGCGTGTGGAGCCCGGCAGGGTGATCACCAGCGTGCGGCCGATCATGCCGGCGATGCCCCGGCTCATCATGGCCCAGGGCATGCGCTCCTGGCCGTAGCTGCGTGCGGCCTCCATGATGCCGGGCACCTCCCGGTCGAGCAGTGGAGCGATGGCTTCCGGAGTGCGGTCACGTGGTGAAAGGCCCGTTCCTCCGGTGGTGAGGACAAGATCGATGCCTTCGATCGCCCAGGCCTTCACCTGCTTCACGATCGCATCCGGTTCATCGGGAACCACGGTCGTGCCATGGCATTCAACCTCCAACCTCCTCAACCGATCGACCACCTCAACGCCTCCCCGGTCCTCCTTCTTTCCTGCACTCACCGCATCGCTGATCACCAGCACGGCGGCCTTCACAGGCACCTCGAACCGGTCCTTCCAATCGCTCTTGCCGCCCTTCTTCTCCAGCAGCCGGATGCCGCCGATCACCACGCCCTTATCGATGGGCTTGAGCATGTCGTAGATGGTGAGGGCGGCGACGCTGGCGCCGTGCATGGCCTCCACCTCCACGCCGGTGCGGTAGATGGTGCGCACCCGCATCGTCACGATGATCTCCATCTCACCGATCGCGAAGCTCACCTCGGCATGCTCGATGGGCAGCGGGTGGCAATCGGGGATCAGCTCGTGGGTCTTCTTCACCCCGAACAGTGCCGCCACACGGGCGCTCTCCAGTACATCTCCCTTGGGTACGCGCTTCTCCCGCAAGGCGGCGATCGTGGCCGGGTCGCTCACCGTTACGAGCGCGGTGGCGGTGGCCTCGCGGAGGGTGGTGGGCTTGTGGGTGATGTCGATCATATGTTCGGCGAAAGGTGAATGGACATGGGTGAATTGTATCCGCGCCGGGCCCATGCGCTATTCACCCATGTCCATTCACCTCAGAAGTTGGCCTTCCAAACATAGCCACCACCCTCCATGATCTCCTTCCCGAAGATCGGCAGTTCGGACTTGATGCGGTCCACGGTCCAGGCCACGGCCTGGCGTGCGGCCTGGCGGTGCGGCGCGCTGGCGAAGACCATGAAGCAGAGTTCGCCGGCTTTGATCACACCCAGGCTGTGGTGCACATGCAGGCAGGTCATCTCCGGCCATTTCGCGAAGGCCTCCTCGCGGATGGCGGTCATACGTTCGAGGGCCATGTCGCGGTAGGCGGTGTATTCGATCGCTGCAACAGGCGCAGGCAGACCGTTGTCGGTTGTCAGTTGTCCGTCGCGCAAGTCCGCGCGCACCTGGCCCAGGAAGATCTCGTGTGCACCGATGTCCGGGCGCGTGGCGTGCTTGGCGATGCTGGCGGCGATGAAGGCCGGATCGATCGGCCCCTCCAAGAAGATGTCCTTCACCTTATGCGGCTTCACTTCACTCATCCGCCTGCGAATGGAGGCAAAACGGCGATCTCCTCTCTGCCGGTGAGGGGCATGTCGCCCGGTACGATGCGATGGTCGACGGCGATGGCGTACGTGCCGAGATCGATGCCAGCGATGCTTTCCGCCAAGCGCTCACGCAGTTGCGAAACCGATGCGGCCTCCACATCGATGCGCGCCGCACCGGCCTTCTCCGCGATCGATCCGAACAACAAGACCTCCATGGCTCAAAGATCGCCAGGTGAATTGATGTTGCGGAAGAGGTCCGCAGGC is a window from the Flavobacteriales bacterium genome containing:
- a CDS encoding nucleoid-associated protein, with amino-acid sequence MINGKEAQVDEFVLHRIGMDGAPSVLSDFSAVLQGPEEQEFLRKLFLRPFSNVLVTHEFSGIEGEKENPLQEFCRKVEQGKELMPVSRAIAKHLMKAAGGHEVRTGELFVARFSGVELGGAHHDGVGILKFDDKEVFLESTVKGETIGMKLKRGLGGRKPDQALLVLFTPGSSTLLVIDDKPESGFWQQAFIGLQTRKDQVNSTRNVLDMTRHFITEQLPQDYEIPKADQIDLLNRSVRYFKENTEFDCDRFAQEVFDSAEVIDSFQRFGERFQEERAVDLEERFAISADAVKKQARVFKSVLKLDKNFHIYIHGDRDKIERGVDERGRKYYKIYYEQEL
- the moaA gene encoding GTP 3',8-cyclase MoaA, with the translated sequence MSLTDRHGRQHRSLRISIVDKCDLRCTYCMPEDQHFLKREELMTREEIATIARLFVERYGVDKIRITGGEPLVRPDAVDIVRDMAALPVKLGLTTNALSLHKHLEGLADAGLKSVNISLDTFDAERFRKIARRDGFQTVHANILLALQRGLRVKVNMVVMRGVNDDELLRFVELTRDHPVHVRFIEFMPFAGNHWGRERVHTYAEMLAHIGSVHSFEKLRDDPHSTAKAFRIPGWPGTFAVISTVTEPFCGNCDRLRITAEGKMRNCLFSREETDLLSALRRGEEIAPLIEANVLAKHAMLGGLPLFKPEKQEEVLHDLSARPMVAIGG
- a CDS encoding NAD-dependent epimerase/dehydratase family protein: MQTILGANGVIGKELSKLLTRYTDKIRQVSRNPKVVNPTDETFRADLLDPQAVSDAVKGSEVTYLLAGLKYDAKVWADQWPRIMRNTIDACKRHGSRLVFFDNVYAYGKVDGVMTEDTPYNPCSRKGEVRARIATTLMDEVKRGELQAQIVRAADFYGPGAVLSFTHVTVMERLKAGKTPQWMGNVKAVHTFTYTPDAGRSVALLGNTPAAYGQVWHALTSKDPLTSEGFVRLACELAGQPYKLQSISRPMVALVGLFVPVIRASLEMLYQFEHDYRFDSSKIEKAFDVMPTEYREGIKATLEG
- a CDS encoding molybdenum cofactor biosynthesis protein MoaE, with amino-acid sequence MSEVKPHKVKDIFLEGPIDPAFIAASIAKHATRPDIGAHEIFLGQVRADLRDGQLTTDNGLPAPVAAIEYTAYRDMALERMTAIREEAFAKWPEMTCLHVHHSLGVIKAGELCFMVFASAPHRQAARQAVAWTVDRIKSELPIFGKEIMEGGGYVWKANF
- a CDS encoding MoaD/ThiS family protein, producing MEVLLFGSIAEKAGAARIDVEAASVSQLRERLAESIAGIDLGTYAIAVDHRIVPGDMPLTGREEIAVLPPFAGG
- the moaCB gene encoding bifunctional molybdenum cofactor biosynthesis protein MoaC/MoaB, translated to MGPARIQFTHVHSPFAEHMIDITHKPTTLREATATALVTVSDPATIAALREKRVPKGDVLESARVAALFGVKKTHELIPDCHPLPIEHAEVSFAIGEMEIIVTMRVRTIYRTGVEVEAMHGASVAALTIYDMLKPIDKGVVIGGIRLLEKKGGKSDWKDRFEVPVKAAVLVISDAVSAGKKEDRGGVEVVDRLRRLEVECHGTTVVPDEPDAIVKQVKAWAIEGIDLVLTTGGTGLSPRDRTPEAIAPLLDREVPGIMEAARSYGQERMPWAMMSRGIAGMIGRTLVITLPGSTRGAQETMDALFPFVLHVVKVQEHAFRHGQ